A portion of the Pseudomonas protegens CHA0 genome contains these proteins:
- a CDS encoding GPW/gp25 family protein: MNRDTGAAISTTEHIEQSCSDILSTRLGTRVMRREYGSLLPELVDHPFNDLTRLRVYAATVMALMRWEHRVSLSQVQFKGATLQGQSVLDIECRRVDTNEPLNLAVTLQLGASA, encoded by the coding sequence ATGAACCGAGATACCGGCGCAGCGATCAGCACCACCGAACACATCGAACAGTCGTGCAGCGACATCCTCAGCACTCGCCTCGGCACCCGCGTCATGCGCCGGGAGTACGGCAGCCTGTTGCCCGAGCTGGTCGACCACCCGTTCAATGATCTAACCCGTCTGCGGGTCTATGCCGCCACCGTTATGGCGCTGATGCGTTGGGAACACCGCGTCAGCCTGAGTCAGGTGCAGTTCAAGGGTGCGACGCTGCAAGGGCAGTCGGTGTTGGATATTGAATGTCGTCGAGTCGATACCAATGAACCGCTCAACCTGGCCGTCACACTCCAACTGGGGGCCAGCGCATGA
- a CDS encoding phage baseplate assembly protein V — protein MNDLATLARLIENLVRFGVVAEVQMKPPRVRVKTGELTTTWLPWLTLRAGSDKEWDPPTAGEQVLLISPSGQLGNGVALTGLFSDNAPANGDRAGLHRRSYSDGTVIEYDSVAHHLNATLAPGGTTNLVSEGGITILGPITHQGDYTQTGNQTVTGKVTVSQDVVAAGISLVKHLHGGVMPGGAKTGAPE, from the coding sequence CGATCTAGCCACCCTCGCCCGCCTGATTGAAAACCTTGTCCGCTTCGGCGTTGTCGCCGAAGTCCAGATGAAGCCCCCGCGCGTGCGTGTGAAAACCGGTGAACTGACCACGACCTGGCTGCCATGGCTGACCCTGCGCGCCGGTTCCGACAAGGAGTGGGACCCGCCCACCGCCGGTGAGCAAGTCTTACTGATCAGCCCCTCGGGCCAACTTGGCAACGGCGTGGCTTTAACCGGCCTGTTCAGCGACAACGCCCCGGCCAACGGTGACCGCGCCGGACTCCACCGCCGCAGCTACAGCGACGGCACGGTGATCGAGTACGACAGCGTCGCCCATCACCTGAATGCCACCCTGGCCCCGGGCGGTACCACCAACCTGGTCAGCGAGGGCGGCATCACCATCCTCGGCCCAATCACCCACCAGGGCGACTACACCCAGACCGGCAATCAGACCGTCACCGGCAAGGTCACCGTGTCGCAGGACGTGGTCGCGGCCGGCATCAGCCTGGTCAAGCACCTGCATGGTGGAGTGATGCCGGGCGGAGCCAAGACAGGAGCCCCGGAATGA